The following are from one region of the Flavobacteriaceae bacterium UJ101 genome:
- the fdoG|fdfH gene encoding formate dehydrogenase (In the C-terminal sectio; belongs to the prokaryotic molybdopterin-containing oxidoreductase family; Contains 1 2Fe-2S ferredoxin-type domain; Contains 2 4Fe-4S ferredoxin-type domains; Contains 1 4Fe-4S Mo/W bis-MGD-type domain.; KEGG: hhy:Halhy_5329 formate dehydrogenase major subunit), which produces MKAYINNTAYEFQRGETILEFIRRIENNKEAIPTMCQDDRLENFGSCRVCSVEVAREKDGPSRTMASCHTPVAEGLYIYPHTEKIQRLRKNIVELVLTDYPSDKVFPKEGKKATPFQQTIAQIGIPNIRYPEGENHLDIQPDRVHPYIKSDLSQCINCFRCVRACEEIQGEMILGMSGRGFATHIIKGFDTTFNESACVSCGACVQTCPTEALTDKYETKTLVADQTVRTTCTYCGVGCQLDVSVIDGEIKGIQAPETAEVNEGHTCLKGRFAFEFYNHPDRLRDPMIKKEGKFEKVTWEEAYQFIAKRLLEIKEQYGADSIAGISSSRATNEENYLMQKMLRVAIGTNNIDGCARVCHAPTAHGMQQAFGTGAATNSIEDLKKTDAIFLFGANPVKAHPVTGAKIKQAFMKGVTSIVVDPIKTKLAELAQYHLQIRPGTNVAILNMLAHYIIKEDLVSQDFIDSYTEKYLDFKNHVIDLNMDELEKITGVSKELVSEAAIAYASADRAMEFHGLGVTEHFQGSKTVMLLSNLAMMTGNVGRQGVGLNPLRGQNNVQGAADMGVQPHQGAGYLNVNDPEIKAYYAGKYGVDKMPEQEGLKAPEMLDAAIEGKLKALYIMGEDTIMTDPNTNHSIKAFENLDLIVVQELFMTATSEMADVILPASSYFEKDGTFTNGERRMQRVNKVIDPIGNTKPDGQIVIDMMHYLGYDQPTGLTYDAAEVIKEIADVVPFMSGLSWERLGDNGLQWPIKEDGSDTKRIHLNGQFKKGKGTFHYFDFEESPEIITHANDFPFILTTGRELEHYNSGTMTRRTDNQIILEDDVLEVHPKDALKKGIENGELVRISSERGSVEIPVQYSKKVKRGIVRTTFHQPKVFINLITGGVGDAETLTPEYKVVAVDFEKI; this is translated from the coding sequence ATGAAAGCATATATAAACAATACCGCATACGAATTTCAAAGAGGAGAAACGATTCTAGAGTTTATTAGAAGAATAGAAAATAATAAAGAAGCGATTCCCACAATGTGTCAAGATGATCGATTGGAGAATTTTGGTTCCTGTAGAGTATGTTCTGTAGAAGTCGCACGTGAAAAAGATGGACCTTCTCGTACGATGGCATCTTGTCATACACCCGTAGCGGAAGGACTATATATCTATCCTCATACAGAAAAAATACAACGATTACGTAAAAATATAGTAGAATTAGTTTTAACCGATTACCCTTCTGATAAAGTATTCCCGAAAGAAGGTAAAAAAGCAACTCCTTTTCAACAAACCATAGCACAGATAGGAATTCCTAATATACGCTATCCTGAGGGGGAAAACCATTTGGATATTCAACCCGATCGAGTACATCCTTATATAAAATCTGATTTGAGTCAATGTATTAATTGTTTCCGTTGTGTAAGAGCATGTGAAGAAATTCAGGGAGAAATGATTTTAGGAATGTCTGGAAGAGGATTTGCGACTCATATTATAAAAGGATTTGATACCACTTTTAATGAATCAGCTTGTGTGTCATGTGGAGCATGCGTGCAAACGTGTCCTACAGAGGCTTTAACGGATAAATACGAAACCAAAACATTAGTAGCAGACCAAACAGTTCGAACGACTTGTACGTATTGTGGTGTAGGTTGCCAATTAGATGTATCGGTTATTGATGGTGAAATTAAGGGAATTCAAGCTCCAGAAACAGCTGAAGTAAATGAGGGGCATACATGTTTGAAAGGTCGTTTTGCATTTGAATTTTATAACCATCCTGATCGTTTGCGTGATCCGATGATTAAAAAAGAGGGCAAGTTTGAAAAAGTAACATGGGAAGAAGCTTATCAGTTTATAGCAAAGAGATTGTTAGAAATAAAAGAGCAATATGGAGCCGATTCTATTGCAGGAATTTCTTCTTCTAGAGCAACTAATGAAGAAAATTACTTAATGCAAAAAATGCTTCGTGTTGCTATTGGAACGAATAATATAGATGGTTGTGCACGAGTATGTCATGCTCCGACAGCCCATGGAATGCAACAGGCTTTTGGAACAGGTGCTGCAACGAATTCTATTGAAGATTTAAAGAAAACTGATGCTATATTTCTATTTGGAGCCAATCCTGTAAAAGCACATCCTGTAACGGGAGCTAAAATTAAGCAAGCCTTTATGAAGGGGGTAACTTCTATAGTAGTTGATCCTATTAAAACGAAGCTAGCAGAACTAGCGCAATATCATTTGCAAATTAGACCAGGAACCAATGTAGCTATTTTAAACATGCTGGCACATTATATTATTAAAGAAGATTTGGTAAGTCAAGATTTTATTGATTCGTATACTGAAAAATACCTTGATTTTAAAAATCATGTGATTGACCTGAATATGGATGAATTGGAAAAGATTACAGGTGTTTCCAAAGAATTGGTTAGTGAAGCAGCTATAGCTTATGCTTCTGCAGACCGAGCAATGGAGTTTCATGGTTTAGGTGTAACCGAGCATTTTCAAGGAAGTAAAACGGTAATGTTATTATCCAATTTAGCAATGATGACTGGAAACGTAGGACGTCAAGGTGTTGGATTGAATCCACTTCGTGGTCAAAATAATGTGCAAGGAGCCGCGGATATGGGAGTACAACCACATCAGGGAGCAGGTTATTTAAATGTAAACGATCCTGAAATTAAGGCCTATTATGCAGGTAAATATGGTGTTGATAAAATGCCAGAACAAGAAGGGTTAAAAGCCCCTGAAATGCTTGATGCTGCGATAGAAGGGAAGTTAAAAGCACTATATATTATGGGAGAAGATACTATTATGACGGATCCTAATACTAATCATAGTATCAAAGCATTTGAAAATTTAGACTTAATTGTAGTTCAAGAATTGTTTATGACCGCTACTTCTGAAATGGCAGATGTAATTTTACCAGCTTCTTCCTATTTTGAAAAAGATGGAACATTTACTAATGGAGAACGTCGTATGCAACGAGTTAATAAAGTGATTGACCCTATCGGAAACACAAAACCTGATGGTCAAATTGTAATTGATATGATGCATTATTTAGGGTATGATCAACCTACTGGTTTGACTTATGATGCAGCAGAAGTAATTAAAGAGATTGCGGATGTAGTACCTTTTATGTCTGGTTTGAGTTGGGAACGTTTAGGCGATAATGGATTGCAATGGCCAATCAAGGAAGATGGTAGCGATACAAAACGAATTCATCTTAATGGTCAATTTAAAAAAGGTAAAGGAACATTCCATTATTTTGACTTTGAAGAAAGTCCTGAAATTATTACGCATGCAAATGATTTTCCATTTATTCTCACTACAGGTAGAGAATTAGAGCATTATAATTCTGGAACGATGACACGAAGAACCGATAATCAAATTATTTTAGAAGATGATGTGTTAGAAGTTCACCCTAAAGATGCTTTGAAAAAAGGAATTGAAAATGGGGAATTGGTGCGTATTTCTTCCGAAAGAGGTAGTGTAGAGATTCCAGTTCAATATTCGAAAAAAGTAAAACGTGGAATTGTACGAACTACATTTCATCAGCCTAAAGTTTTTATCAACCTTATTACAGGTGGAGTGGGAGATGCTGAAACCTTAACACCTGAATATAAAGTAGTAGCTGTTGATTTTGAAAAGATCTAA
- a CDS encoding protein FdhD like protein (Necessary for formate dehydrogenase activity; Belongs to the FdhD family.) encodes MKESLNYEGIRVSSTSSEKIEDTLAVEAALQININDEPYTVVMRTPGQDYELIRGLLYAEDIYKEKQNLDYKIIEESENGFSIINVTISNEKLGKGFLNKRTLLSVSSCGICGKQKIEDLSFNGRALENEQLIDLKEAQKLFSMMKQKQNLFLKTGGTHAAAVFDQKNQFLILKEDIGRHNAVDKVIGNLLNQQEIKKAHILLVSGRVSYEILSKAFIAKIPFVIAVSACSSLAVDYAKELGICLIGFSRDDKATIYANPHYVVS; translated from the coding sequence ATGAAAGAATCTTTAAATTATGAAGGAATTAGGGTTTCTTCGACTAGTTCAGAAAAAATTGAAGATACATTAGCAGTAGAAGCAGCATTACAAATTAATATAAATGATGAGCCTTATACAGTAGTGATGCGAACACCAGGGCAAGATTATGAATTGATAAGAGGATTGTTGTATGCTGAAGATATTTATAAAGAAAAACAAAATTTAGATTATAAAATCATAGAAGAATCTGAAAATGGTTTTTCAATTATTAATGTTACAATTTCAAATGAAAAGCTAGGAAAAGGTTTTTTAAATAAAAGAACACTGTTATCGGTTTCATCATGTGGAATTTGTGGGAAACAAAAAATTGAAGATTTATCCTTTAATGGTAGAGCGTTAGAGAATGAACAGTTAATTGATTTGAAAGAGGCTCAGAAGTTGTTTTCTATGATGAAACAAAAACAAAATTTATTCTTAAAAACAGGTGGAACTCATGCCGCTGCTGTTTTTGATCAAAAGAATCAATTTTTAATACTTAAAGAAGATATCGGTCGTCATAATGCAGTAGATAAAGTTATAGGAAATCTTTTAAATCAACAAGAAATAAAAAAAGCACATATTTTATTAGTAAGCGGTCGTGTTTCTTATGAAATTCTTTCTAAAGCTTTTATTGCTAAAATTCCTTTTGTTATTGCAGTTTCAGCTTGCTCTTCATTGGCAGTTGATTATGCCAAAGAATTAGGGATTTGTTTGATTGGTTTTTCAAGAGATGATAAAGCAACAATTTATGCAAATCCTCATTATGTTGTTAGTTGA
- the mnmC gene encoding tRNA 5-methylaminomethyl-2-thiouridine biosynthesis bifunctional protein MnmC (Catalyzes the last two steps in the biosynthesis of 5- methylaminomethyl-2-thiouridine (mnm(5)s(2)U) at the wobble position (U34) in tRNA. Catalyzes the FAD-dependent demodification of cmnm(5)s(2)U34 to nm(5)s(2)U34, followed by the transfer of a methyl group from S-adenosyl-L-methionine to nm(5)s(2)U34, to form mnm(5)s(2)U34; In the N-terminal sectio; belongs to the methyltransferase superfamily. tRNA (mnm(5)s(2)U34)- methyltransferase family; In the C-terminal sectio; belongs to the DAO family.; KEGG: tcx:Tcr_0130 tRNA 5-methylaminomethyl-2-thiouridine biosynthesis bifunctional protein; tRNA (5-methylaminomethyl-2-thiouridylate)-methyltransferase) has protein sequence MTLKRKIITTADGSSSIQIEDWDEQYHSKHGAIQEAQHVFIQNGLNKIQKNKNTLSILEIGFGTGLNCFLTLIEAQKYPIKIEYTGIEKYPVTQEEWETLNYLNQIEDHSIFKKEYEMLFHKDWESFQFITPSFSLLKKRMDFFDIPYDTQYDLIYFDAFGFRVQPDLWNQQMFDHMYQLTAQNGILVTYAAKGSVRRAMIQAGFKVERLPGPPGKREMLRAQKITL, from the coding sequence ATGACTCTCAAACGAAAAATCATTACAACAGCTGATGGATCTTCTTCTATTCAAATTGAAGATTGGGATGAACAATACCATTCTAAACATGGTGCTATTCAAGAAGCTCAACATGTCTTTATTCAAAATGGGTTAAATAAAATTCAAAAAAACAAAAATACGCTCTCTATTTTAGAAATAGGTTTTGGAACTGGGTTAAATTGTTTTTTAACTTTGATTGAGGCTCAAAAATATCCTATAAAGATTGAGTATACTGGTATTGAGAAATACCCTGTAACTCAGGAGGAATGGGAAACCTTGAATTATTTAAATCAAATTGAAGATCATTCTATTTTCAAAAAAGAATATGAAATGCTTTTTCATAAAGATTGGGAATCATTTCAGTTCATTACGCCTTCTTTTTCTTTGCTAAAAAAAAGAATGGATTTCTTTGATATACCTTATGACACACAATACGATCTGATTTATTTTGATGCATTTGGATTTCGGGTACAACCTGATTTATGGAATCAACAAATGTTCGATCATATGTATCAATTAACAGCTCAAAATGGAATATTAGTCACTTATGCAGCTAAAGGCTCTGTTAGAAGAGCCATGATTCAAGCAGGTTTTAAAGTAGAACGTTTACCCGGACCGCCTGGAAAACGAGAAATGCTAAGAGCACAAAAAATTACGTTATAA
- a CDS encoding branched-chain-amino-acid transaminase (Catalyzes the first reaction in the catabolism of the essential branched chain amino acids leucine, isoleucine, and valine. May also function as a transporter of branched chain alpha-keto acids. Belongs to the class-IV pyridoxal-phosphate-dependent aminotransferase family.; KEGG: phe:Phep_0259 branched-chain amino acid aminotransferase) has translation MSVTIQKAEKSKLEGISFDDLVFGKNFTDHMLIAEYKDGKWSDPVIKPYGNISISPAAQALHYGQAVFEGMKAYRNENNEVFLFRPEDNFIRINKSCKRLNMPELPKETFIEGLNALVDLDRNWIPTSEGTSLYLRPFVFASEAMLKATTSMEYTFMILCSPARSYYSEPLKVKIADHYSRAASGGVGYAKAAGNYAASFFPTEEARKEGFDQVLWTDAATHSFIEESGTMNVFVRYENKLVTAPTTETILNGVTRRSVIEIGKELGLEVEERPVSVEEVVTGIKSGEIKEMFGCGTAVVLIPYKAVGYKDEELKLNLPSDDESIALKIKNRLVGIQTGVQEDPFGWRVKV, from the coding sequence ATGAGTGTAACAATACAAAAAGCAGAAAAATCTAAATTAGAAGGTATTTCTTTTGATGATTTAGTATTTGGTAAAAATTTTACCGATCATATGTTAATTGCAGAATATAAGGATGGAAAGTGGAGCGATCCCGTGATTAAACCTTATGGAAATATTTCTATTTCTCCTGCTGCACAAGCCTTACATTATGGTCAAGCTGTTTTTGAAGGGATGAAAGCTTACCGTAATGAAAATAATGAAGTATTTTTATTTAGACCAGAAGATAATTTTATTCGAATTAATAAGTCTTGTAAACGTTTAAATATGCCTGAACTACCCAAAGAAACCTTTATAGAAGGATTAAATGCTTTGGTAGATTTAGATCGTAATTGGATTCCAACTAGTGAAGGAACTTCTTTATATCTACGTCCTTTTGTATTCGCTTCTGAAGCTATGTTAAAAGCTACAACTTCAATGGAGTATACGTTTATGATTTTATGCTCGCCTGCACGTTCTTATTATAGTGAACCATTAAAGGTGAAAATAGCGGATCATTATTCACGTGCTGCAAGTGGAGGAGTTGGTTATGCAAAAGCTGCAGGAAATTATGCTGCTTCGTTTTTTCCAACTGAAGAAGCTCGAAAAGAAGGGTTTGATCAAGTTTTATGGACTGATGCTGCAACGCATTCTTTTATTGAAGAATCAGGGACAATGAACGTTTTTGTACGTTATGAGAATAAATTAGTTACAGCACCTACCACAGAGACTATTTTAAATGGTGTAACGCGTCGTAGTGTTATTGAAATAGGAAAGGAATTAGGTTTAGAGGTAGAAGAAAGACCGGTTTCTGTTGAAGAAGTAGTTACAGGAATTAAATCAGGTGAAATTAAAGAAATGTTTGGTTGTGGAACAGCTGTTGTTTTAATTCCATACAAAGCAGTAGGTTATAAAGATGAAGAATTGAAGCTTAACTTACCATCTGATGATGAAAGTATTGCTTTAAAAATTAAAAATCGTTTAGTAGGAATCCAAACTGGAGTTCAAGAAGATCCTTTTGGATGGCGTGTAAAAGTATAA
- the nqrA gene encoding na(+)-translocating NADH-quinone reductase subunit (NQR complex catalyzes the reduction of ubiquinone-1 to ubiquinol by two successive reactions, coupled with the transport of Na(+) ions from the cytoplasm to the periplasm. NqrA to NqrE are probably involved in the second step, the conversion of ubisemiquinone to ubiquinol; Belongs to the NqrA family.; KEGG: gfo:GFO_0400 Na+-transporting NADH:ubiquinone oxidoreductase subunit A; With a quinone or similar compound as acceptor) — protein MSKDISIRKGLDIKLVGEAELTTKDLPASKVYALRPDDFHGVIPKLIAKQGHTVKAGSPLFFAKGNDKVLFPSPVSGEVIEVKRGEKRKILEIKVSADLDQVYEDFGTKDPSSMNREQVIDHLTSSGCWPFIKQRPYDIIASPDDQPKAIFVSGINSAPLAPNMDFVLAGKEEVLKAGFTALTKLTEGKVHLTIGKSSNAFPQVAGVEVHKASGKHPVGLVSTQIAKIDPINKGEKVWVIKAEDVAIIGELLLTGKYNAERLVALAGSGFNTPSYVKVKQGATVGDIVAGNIKEGNYRIISGDVLTGTLSSKENFLGYYDNQITVIPEGDDYDFFGWNKPQPNKFSVSRATLFSFLTPNKKYDLNTNTNGEHRAFVVTGEYEKVFPLDIYPMQLLKAILVKDIDEMEALGIYEVAPEDFALTEYICISKQDHQRIVRQGLDIMINEVG, from the coding sequence ATGTCAAAAGACATCAGTATAAGAAAAGGGTTGGATATCAAATTAGTCGGTGAGGCTGAATTGACAACCAAAGACTTACCTGCTTCAAAAGTTTATGCTTTACGTCCCGATGATTTTCATGGGGTAATTCCAAAGTTAATAGCAAAGCAAGGGCATACAGTAAAAGCTGGATCGCCTTTATTTTTTGCTAAAGGAAACGATAAAGTATTATTCCCTTCCCCTGTAAGTGGAGAAGTGATTGAAGTGAAGCGAGGTGAAAAACGAAAAATTTTAGAAATTAAGGTTTCAGCTGACTTAGACCAGGTTTACGAAGATTTTGGAACGAAAGATCCAAGTTCTATGAATCGTGAGCAAGTAATTGATCATTTGACATCTTCAGGATGTTGGCCGTTTATTAAACAACGTCCATATGATATTATTGCTTCTCCAGATGATCAACCTAAAGCAATTTTTGTCTCAGGAATAAACTCAGCTCCATTAGCACCTAATATGGATTTTGTATTGGCAGGTAAAGAAGAAGTTTTAAAAGCTGGATTTACTGCTCTTACAAAATTAACAGAAGGAAAAGTTCATTTGACGATTGGAAAATCATCTAATGCATTCCCTCAAGTTGCAGGAGTGGAGGTACATAAAGCAAGTGGTAAACATCCTGTTGGATTAGTTTCTACACAAATTGCGAAAATTGATCCTATAAATAAAGGAGAAAAAGTTTGGGTTATAAAAGCAGAAGATGTTGCCATTATTGGAGAATTACTTTTAACAGGTAAATACAATGCAGAACGTTTAGTTGCCTTAGCAGGTTCAGGTTTTAATACACCATCTTATGTAAAGGTAAAACAAGGAGCTACTGTAGGAGACATTGTTGCTGGAAATATAAAAGAAGGTAATTATCGTATTATTAGTGGTGATGTTTTAACAGGAACCTTATCATCAAAGGAAAACTTCTTAGGTTATTATGATAATCAAATCACGGTAATTCCAGAAGGAGATGACTATGATTTCTTTGGGTGGAATAAACCACAACCAAATAAGTTTAGTGTTTCAAGAGCTACATTATTCTCTTTCTTAACACCAAACAAGAAATATGATTTGAATACGAATACCAATGGAGAGCATCGAGCTTTTGTGGTTACAGGTGAATATGAAAAAGTATTCCCATTAGATATTTATCCAATGCAGTTGTTAAAAGCAATCTTAGTGAAAGATATTGATGAAATGGAAGCTTTAGGTATTTACGAAGTAGCTCCTGAAGATTTTGCTTTAACAGAATACATTTGTATTTCAAAGCAAGATCATCAGCGAATTGTTCGTCAGGGATTAGATATCATGATAAATGAAGTTGGTTAA
- the nqrB gene encoding na(+)-translocating NADH-quinone reductase subunit (NQR complex catalyzes the reduction of ubiquinone-1 to ubiquinol by two successive reactions, coupled with the transport of Na(+) ions from the cytoplasm to the periplasm. NqrA to NqrE are probably involved in the second step, the conversion of ubisemiquinone to ubiquinol; Belongs to the NqrB/RnfD family.; KEGG: cao:Celal_2260 Na+-transporting NADH:ubiquinone oxidoreductase subunit B; With a quinone or similar compound as acceptor), producing the protein MGLKQNLHNLKEKYKGTKMEQGFNALHTFLYLPNSTTHSGAHIRDAADLKRIMNTVIMALVPCLIFGIFNAGYQHHLAINGAAEFLTMDNFLVGASKIIPLLLVSYGVGLGIEFIFATINKHEVEEGYLVTGMLVPLIVPVDVPLWMLAVAVAFGVIIGKEIFGGTGMNILNPALTIRAFLFFNWAGWMSGDKVWVHGGVNPADYGVDAISGETILGTLAGNGNVSYSVMDMFMGYIPGSVGETSVFFILIGALILLLTGVGSLRIMLSAVIGAVIMGLIFNGVAGTDLVPEGSKFFGLMSFPFWQHLLVGGLAFGIVFMATDPVSAAQTDTGKIIYGFLIGFISVMIRVFNPAFPEGVMMAILLMNVFAPTIDHYVVQANVKRRMNRLKTKTA; encoded by the coding sequence ATGGGATTAAAACAAAATTTACATAATTTAAAAGAAAAATATAAAGGAACCAAGATGGAGCAAGGGTTTAACGCTTTGCACACGTTTCTTTATTTACCAAATAGTACAACGCATTCTGGAGCTCACATTCGTGATGCGGCAGATTTAAAGCGTATTATGAATACCGTAATCATGGCTTTAGTACCATGTTTAATTTTCGGTATATTCAATGCAGGTTATCAGCATCATTTAGCTATAAATGGAGCAGCTGAGTTTTTAACAATGGATAACTTCTTAGTTGGAGCATCTAAAATTATACCTCTATTATTAGTTTCTTATGGAGTTGGTTTAGGGATTGAATTTATTTTTGCTACAATCAATAAACACGAAGTAGAAGAAGGATATTTAGTTACAGGAATGTTAGTTCCTTTAATTGTACCTGTAGATGTTCCTTTATGGATGTTGGCAGTTGCAGTTGCTTTTGGAGTTATCATAGGAAAAGAAATCTTCGGAGGTACAGGAATGAATATTTTAAATCCAGCATTAACCATACGTGCCTTTTTATTCTTTAACTGGGCTGGATGGATGTCTGGAGATAAAGTATGGGTTCACGGAGGTGTAAATCCGGCTGATTATGGTGTAGATGCTATTTCAGGTGAAACAATATTAGGTACTCTTGCAGGAAATGGAAATGTAAGCTACTCCGTAATGGACATGTTTATGGGATATATTCCAGGTTCAGTTGGAGAAACTTCAGTATTCTTTATCTTAATAGGAGCTCTTATATTATTATTAACAGGAGTAGGTAGCTTACGTATTATGTTATCAGCTGTTATTGGAGCTGTTATAATGGGATTAATCTTTAATGGTGTTGCAGGAACAGATTTAGTACCTGAAGGAAGTAAATTCTTTGGATTAATGAGTTTCCCTTTCTGGCAACATTTATTAGTTGGAGGTTTAGCTTTCGGTATTGTATTTATGGCAACAGATCCAGTTTCTGCAGCTCAGACTGATACAGGTAAAATCATTTATGGTTTCTTAATCGGATTTATTAGTGTGATGATCCGTGTATTCAATCCAGCTTTCCCAGAAGGTGTGATGATGGCAATCTTGTTAATGAATGTATTTGCACCAACTATTGATCATTACGTAGTACAAGCCAACGTGAAGAGAAGAATGAATCGTTTAAAAACTAAAACAGCTTAA
- the nqrC gene encoding na(+)-translocating NADH-quinone reductase subunit (NQR complex catalyzes the reduction of ubiquinone-1 to ubiquinol by two successive reactions, coupled with the transport of Na(+) ions from the cytoplasm to the periplasm. NqrA to NqrE are probably involved in the second step, the conversion of ubisemiquinone to ubiquinol; Belongs to the NqrC family.; KEGG: orh:Ornrh_0274 Na+-transporting NADH:ubiquinone oxidoreductase subunit C; With a quinone or similar compound as acceptor) — protein sequence MAKKTDSNLYTILFSIGMVIIVGSLLAGFASSTREMRENNDKVKAQIDILSSIGVDADRSNATQKFTENIKEQYVIEGTTATENPEAYLVDVKKEQAKAKKGETQRLPLFIAEKEGKKVYIIPVRGAGLWDAIWGYIALKDDLQTIDGVFFDHKGETPGLGANITQSFFTDDFKGEKIYDQKGNYAAVAVSKSNGDPSNNDKEDNEVDAIGGATITGNGVAAMLKSGIKVYLPYFETLKK from the coding sequence ATGGCAAAGAAAACAGATTCAAATTTATATACAATACTATTTTCCATAGGAATGGTAATAATAGTAGGTTCTTTATTAGCAGGTTTTGCAAGTTCGACTAGAGAAATGCGTGAGAATAATGATAAAGTAAAAGCTCAGATTGATATTTTATCATCAATTGGAGTAGATGCTGATCGTTCAAATGCAACTCAAAAGTTTACTGAAAACATCAAAGAACAATATGTGATTGAAGGAACAACTGCTACAGAAAATCCTGAAGCTTATTTAGTTGATGTTAAAAAAGAACAAGCAAAAGCTAAAAAAGGTGAAACACAACGATTACCTTTATTTATAGCTGAGAAAGAAGGAAAGAAAGTATACATTATTCCAGTTCGAGGAGCAGGATTATGGGATGCTATTTGGGGATATATTGCTTTAAAAGATGATTTACAAACAATAGATGGTGTTTTCTTTGATCATAAAGGAGAAACACCTGGTTTAGGAGCTAATATTACGCAAAGCTTTTTTACAGATGATTTTAAAGGTGAAAAAATTTATGATCAGAAAGGAAATTATGCAGCGGTAGCAGTTTCTAAATCTAATGGAGATCCTTCAAATAATGATAAAGAAGATAACGAAGTAGATGCTATTGGTGGAGCTACCATTACAGGTAATGGGGTTGCAGCTATGCTAAAATCTGGTATTAAAGTGTATTTACCGTATTTCGAAACCTTAAAAAAATAG